TATACTCCATAGTCAATTCACTGATGAAAGTCAACTTTAGGGATGCATTACGTATTTGGTAAATTAAATGTTTTCGTATATGAAACTGATCTTTTTGGTgtatacaaatatatgaaatcGATTTTAACGTAAACAATTTAactaaatttctaaataaatcATTCTTATAAAATATAGGTACACTAGTAAATATTCATCATGTTGTTTTGTTGgtaaaatatattcttttttttgtcggctgttggtaaaatatattcatttggcaaaaagtataatttatcATACATTTTTACATGTCCCAGTCAATAACAAACTCGAATAGTAATGTAATTGCTCGATCAATGTTAGTAACCATCCGTTCAAATTAAACAcgatacatttttgaaaaaccaAGACACGTGATCATCCAAGAATAGTAGTGATATCTCTTACTTAAAGATTTGATCTATAGATTCTTtaataggatatatatatatatatatatgcttagaCCTAGAAGAAACACAAGACAAAACCTAGAGTGTAAGTAGGCTATAAATTGTATACCAAAGTTGTTCTAAAATCGGAATAAACAGGTTCATTATTTGAAGATCAAGTCAAGCCCATCAATTTGGTTTTGAAACATTTTCTGTCAAAATGGACAAGACATCACTCCCTTCGTGTCTTTCGTATTAGAACCAACCATCTaaaatctcttcttcttttttctactatcgtttttatttcattttcagCTTTTTGTCTGCTATTTGATTTCTTTCCTTGGAGTATCTATTTACATAGTTGCCGAATCATATGGAATTAATAATTAGATGAATAAAGAGGATCGGAATAAAGAAGTTCTACCGCACACTGTAAAAGCAAAAAGAAGACTGATTGTTGCTGAAATATAGCATTCACGTGTTAACCACTTTCTATCAAAttgaaaaatgtaaatatatcaACTAACATGATGTTTCTTTGGACTTTGCTAAGGACTACCAGatttttagtaatacaaatgtaaccaaaagaaaaaaagaggacGACTTGAGAACTTAGATTTCAGTAAAAAAATTCTGCAGAACAATGCAATAATACTAACTTTTTTTATTGGAAATTTtccttatttttatttgatttaaaacGTATTATTCCAAAATTTTCCATAAGACAAAATTGTggtctattttattaatttttatttttttgaactttttccttattttttccttttatttatttgatttaacacatattatttttgaagtttcttagGCTGTAAAtagtttcaactttcaagtaTATACTTGGTTAAGTAGTAATAAGTTAATCAACTAGACAAATCAAGACATATAGCCAGCCTATTAATTGGATTGTTTTAGTATTGTGTTGTTTCACCACTGGAATTTAAATTCACATAATTAATGTTCTTGCCAAAGAACTAGAAAAAATGAAATGCCATTCAAGATAAAATACATTACTTACATgtaactaaaacacaaaatgcttaaatatatttatgtgaTTTAAGACATATTATTCCAAAGTTTCGTATAAGACAAAGATCTggtctattttatttatttatttagttttttcctTAGTTCTTCCTTATATTCATTTGATTTAACACATATTATTTCGAAGTTTCTTAGGCTGTAAAtagtttcaactttcaagtaTATACATACTTTGTTAAGGAATAATAAGAAGTTAATAAACTAGACAATTCAAGAgatatatcatattaattagATTGTGTACTGTGTTGTTTCACCATTGGAAATTAAATTCACATAATTCATGTTCTTGCGAAAATGGAAATGCCATTAAAGATAAATTACATTACATGTCAAAGCAATGAATACATGTAACGAAAAGACAAAAtgcttaaatatatttatttgatttaagaCGTAATATTCCAAAGTTTCGTATTAGACAAAAATATGgtctatatttatttaatttaacacgtattattttgatgttttttagGCTGTAAATAGTTTTAACTTTCAAGTATATATGTACTTGGTTAAGGAGTAATAAGAAGTTAATCAACTAGACATATAGCCTATTAACTGGATTGTGTTAGTATTTTCTTGTTTCAccattgaaatttaaattcacaTAATTTAGGTTCTTACCAAAGAACTAGAACTTGAGAAAATGAAATGTCATTAAAGATAAAATGCATTACGTTTAAAAGCAATGAATATTGAATAcatgtataaaacaaaaaaaatgcttaaatatatttttattgatagcTTGACGAAACAGAAACATGGTCAGAGAGACCTCTAAGGATGTTCACCAATGCTCACCACTGTTGCTGATTCAGATCCAAGCTCCCAACGTTCTGATTCATATTACTTTGAATCTGCTGTTGACGAATCATATCGCAAAATGCGGTTGAAGAAGAACCCAACTCAACTATAGGCATGGCAACAGATGTTGAAGCAACAACATGAACAGATGAAGAAGACGCTCCGTCGTTCTTACTAAGAATCTCAATCCTACGATTAAGATTTCTTAGGTACTGCTCAATGACATTACCACAAGCACCAAGATCATTTTTCTCAATACGAGATGGTGAAGTCTTGCCACTAAGACAATCAAACATTACCTCTTTCATCTCCAACTCTTTGTTCTCTTTGGTCAGCTTCTTACATGTCTCAGATGCTTTGGAGATACTTTGTTTAAGATAAGACTCTTGGTTCAGCATCTTCTTGGTCCTGTCCATCACCGGCAACCTCTGCAACTGGGACAGAACATTGTCCATATCTTCTCTCGATGGCCACACCTCCGGGGTCAAGTCGTATGGACTGTCGATGATTACACCAACTGGGACGCCACAGAGAGTTGCTAACTCGTTGGCTTTCTTCAAGAtacctttctttcttttcttgtatGTTGCTTTTCTTGAGGACTCATTTTCTATGAAAGCCATCTTCACCTTTTGTCTTGTCATGATtaactctttgtttttttctttttcttgtgtatattataatttgataacaatggagtattgtttatatatacatatcaatgtttgaattattttaaatggatgtatattatctaaatcTAAACATATTTATCTACATATGAATATCATACCATTTCAGGGATATTATATCTGAatgcaaattttttttggaGGAAGTCATTCAGTTTTGGAGTATAGTTACATTTTCATAGCCAAACTTTCATGATAAGGACCAATACTTGTATTAACAAGTATCTGGTTATGAATTATGACTGGCAAGTGGATGcagttaaaattatttttcataatttaggAGAAATATGATTTAGATATATTTAGAACAtatctatatctatatttttgtaagaatatattatatataaaatatgcatACATATAGcagaaataaaaattattagatatTATCAATTATAAACAGTAAGAAAAtcgaataatatttttatatcagATTTAGaagtttatgaaaataaaagttaaaataaagtaaaaagagagtagaaaaaaaacaataaaaataattctattattcaaatctataattttgcttttatcaatttaaaatatgtcGAAGTTAGTGTAATACAGTAATCAAAATAATGAAGTggttatgaaaatgaaaagaattttttttatgatccGGATATCCAAACACCTTACGGAATCTGACTAGTGCTTAATGACACCGCCGCCGAAGGCATCCCAGAGGGCCGCCAATTTTACCCCATGTTAATTGACGGTGACCACACGCGGGGTTAATACTTTTccttattttaagttttattttttttttaaatttttttatgatacTTACACATTTGTATCtagcaaaataaaaacttattggACAACAATAATGTTAGaaacttaattaaaaatacGTCAAAAAAGTTTAacgattaaaatatatattttagattttattctgCTTTCGAATCAAAATAagtcaatttaaaaataattatgtgtaatttttcataactatttaaaatcaataaaaaaatacaaacaaaaatattatatttagatccacaaatttatataaactttaagatagaaaaatagaagaCACCTGTAGACATTTAGCTATGATTggataaaatgcaaaaaaactataataataattaacattcaaaaaaatgaaaatataattttaaaattatatatattagttcttaatttatatgtatgttaataaaattatttaaacacaGCTTCTAACTTTGAAAATGctgaaaaaacaaatatgaaagaAATGTAAATCGATGAATttaacaagaaaatatatagataataactaattaaaaaataagaagataTTTTGATATCTAATAGCTATAAATATGTTTAGTATagaaatctataaaaatatggTAGATAGTCttgaataaaaactaaaataggaAGGGATTTTTTTcctaataaaaagataattaaaataataacaaaaggAAACATTTAGACCAATTCCTTGACTTGaataagtttttaattaaaaaaacttatttgttATCATTAAAGAGCCCACCTATGGATCTTAAGCCCAATTTACAAAAGCCCAATTCAAATAAAACCTCATAATTTGATCATTGATTTCGATTCCTATTTCGCCGCACTTTTCTCTTGTCTGTCGCAGTTCACTTTTCCATCATCGCCGGTAAGTTTTCGAATCAAAATAAGTCAACTTAAAAGTAATTctgtataaatttttattactatttaaaattaatgaaaaagaatacaaacaaaaatattatatttagatCCAAAAACTTATGTAAATTTTAAGATAGAAAATAGAAGACATCTCTAGACATTTAGCTATGATCGGATAAAAtgcagaaaataataataattaacattcaaaacaattgaaaatataattttaaaattatatatattagttctatttcattatatgtataattgttatgtatattaataaaattatttaaacacatctgctaactttGAAAAAtgctgaaaaataaatatgaaagaaataTAAGTCATCTATGAATTATAATAactaattcaaaaataagaagataTTTTGATATCTAATAGCTATAAATATGTTTAGTATAGAAATCTAGAAAAATATGGTAGATAATCTTGAATTAAAGTTAAAATAGGAATGGATTTTATTCCTAATCAATACAATGTTTCTTGTCttacaaatatgtattaaaataataacaaaaaaaaaaccatttttaaaataaaataacttattaTGAGCCCACATAGTGGTTCTAAGCCCAGTTTCAAATAAAGCCCAATTCTAAATAAAGCCCCATAATTTAATAATTGATTTCCATTCCCAATctcgccgcttcttctctgtcgCAGTTAGCTTCCCCATCATCGCCGGtgagtttttgaaattttctgatTGCTTTATTCCGTTCCGTTGATATCAATCTTACTAAGTTTCCAGACGATCAAGCCTTTACAGTTTTAGATTTAGAGTCCTCAAATATCTTGGTGTCCACCAGGTGTTCGATCAAATGTCTGAGAGAAATCAATATCAGAGATTATACTTTGTTTCTTCTGGATTTGATTGGTAGTCTATTGAAACTATCGAACTTTTGGGGGAAGCTGAGATGTATATTCACTCTTTGTGATTAGTAATCTCTTTGCTAATTGtgagttttaatttaaaatgtttcttttttttgtttttcttattatcTTATAGTTAATCTCTCTGTTTGGTGTTGTGTATGAGTGCTTCATAGCTTggctttgtgttttttttttcatttggtgGGTTTGTAAAGCtgatgtaagtttttttttgtttccttcagGAGAAAGACATGAAAGTCAAGATCTTGCGTATCCTTCTACTTCATTTTCTCTGCATATCATGCATCCAAAGCTTTgatgtttaaaacatgatttttttaaagatgCAGCTTAGGTTTCATGATTCATGAGATCTAAAGCTGTTCTCTTTTCATGAAACTCAGTTTTGATTAACTGATTTTGATGAGTTTCTAATAGATTTTTTCGGTGAGGATTCTTGTTATTAACTCTCAACTAGTTCATATAGGGTAGGCGAAGATTAGCTCAGAGTTTCTTAATTTTAGGATTTTATTTTCAAAGAACTGTTTCTTCCTTGACTCTCAGTGCTACAATGTCTcctgacttaaaaaaaaaaaacagagtaagtTTCTTTGTCCCATTACTACGTTTATTATATGCATTCTCGATTCCAGTACATGAACTCTTACATTGTAGGTGGCATGCGGTTGCGTCATGGACATGGGATGCTCAAGATGAGACATGTGGGATATGTCGTATGCCATTTGACGGTTGTTGTCCAGACTGCAAACTCCCTGGAGACGATTGCCCTCTAAGTAAGTTCCTCTCTTTgtctatttcaaaattaaaacccCTGCCTTAAATATTCTTACGCCTTGATCATTATGGTTATTGAGCAGTTTGGGGAGCTTGCAACCATTCGTTTCATCTTCATTGTATACTGAAATGGGTTAACTCACAGACGAGTCAAGCTCATTGCCCCATGTGTCGTAGAGAATGGCAATTCAAAGAGTAATAAGGAGTGAAGAGAGACCCTTTGTGTTGTGCCTTGATTAAATGTCTAGGTTTCCATCATTGTTGGATCATTGTTCCGAATTTTGTACGACCCTTGATGGATTGTTAATGGATGCATATATAAGTAACTAACGATAAAAAATGTAGCAAAGAGTTTTTGGTCCATTTTATGCGGGCCCATGTATAGGGCAACCTGATTATAATTGACATGATTACTTGGTCACTTGAGTCAAGTGAGATTAAGACAAGTAAATTTTAACTTCTAAAATGTTGACTGAAAGTTCGATACGTGTTGATTACGTTAGGTTTTATGGTAGTCCTCGTTTGAAAACTTAACTCCATTATCAACTTTACAATACTTAATACTCACTTCGTCTCGATTTAATTGTCGTTCACTTCGTTTCGATTTAATTGTCGTTGTAGAGAAAACatttcgtttcaaaataagtgttgttttagagttttaatgcaaaatttattaataagattatTCACTTCATTtatctattggttgaaatatggttaggtgtataggtaattgtgttttcaatttgaaaatatacgaaatcatttttttttttgaaacacaatttTCATTAACTTCAAATTCAACGATTACAAAGCGATGAGAGAATTAAACATCCTCTCAAAGACAATTCATAAAACACACTAGGAAGTACAACTAAGCATAATAAATTTTCACATGAAGTTGACAGCGAATTCAAAACAAAGCTTAGATGCGTCGATAAGACTTTCACGACAAAGTAGGAGAGTTGAGAGATAGTCATAAGTAACGTCGAGAGACAGTCCTCACCAACGAGAAAAACCCAAGTATTCTCGATTGCACCTTCAGACCCCGTACAGACCGCTCCACAAGGTAACAAACCGGTGAGTAAACTGAAACTAAAGCTCGGAAAagaatcctaaatttttctCCATTCATAGAAAGGAGACATGGGAGTGAAATATTCTCCAACACATAGGAGGAGGTGAGGATTGTGTGCCGACAAGTCCTTACTAGTTTTTGATGGCTCTGAACTGGATGCCGGAGTGGATTCCCACCTACATCGGACGCCAAATAAACAGACAGATAGCTCGTAACTGGACGCCGGAGTGGATTTCCACCTACATCGGACGCCAGATTTACGAACAGATGGCTCAGGACTGGATGCCGGAGTGGATTCCCACCTACAATGGACACCAGCTTTACAAATAATTGTGAGAGAAAGTATAGACCCAATCTCATAACTTTGTGGTTTCGCTCGATATGGACAGAGCAACCCCGGTGATATAGATTGGAGCATCGGGTTCAGTACATCGCCTGGTGAGTGAACAGTTTCGATTTGGTGAGATGAAGAACGCCGGTTCAGACCTCTGGTCGGCAGTTGTTGAGGTTACGTGAGGCATAGCTTGACGGAAGCTTTTCCGGAGAGGCAAAGGTCGCACCCGAGCAAGACCTGAAGGCGTAGACGGTATAGATGATGGATGGTAAGGCTGGTGGATGTAGTTGAACGGTGGAGAGATGGTCAGGGGATTCCCCCTGAGAGAAACAGATCTTGTTGAAATGGATCTGTAGTGAGAAAGCCAGCACCTTCGATCTTTGACGCCAAGAGGCCTTCGAGAAGATGTTTGAGTTGAGGTGTTGTTGGTAGCAGCAGCGACGAGATTTGACCAAGTTGTTGTCACCACGGAGACCCGAGGGAGAAAGCAGGCGGGAGATTGTGGTGGATCTGGCTGGGTCGGAGCATATCCTAGATACCACGGCGGTGAGGAGAAGATCCGTGTCTTTGTTAGAGAAACAAGGCAGTGAAGGGTGGTAAACTGGAGAGCATCCCAGGAATCTCTGATTGAACTAGCAGTTCCGGCGAGCTTTCTAAAGTGGCTAGAAACCATAGCGCTCACCGAGGCTCTACCCGGATGAGATGGATCTAAGACTAGCGAGGaagaaccaaaaaaatacaaaagataaagagagagcaTGAGAGGAGGGAGGAGAGGTCGATGCCAGCGAGCACGAGCTCCACCGACGTCGGAGGATGATGACAAAACGGGAGTCTCGATATTCGGGTCTGAGAGcgttttcaaatttcaaaatctttctttctttctagtTAAACTTTATACGAAAtcatatcccctatatattatttgagaagcattgcaacatttttttgtagccacgtgtcatcactacaatgattcttagaatccttagagaaataggttggtccatctaaatatataataagttttttattaaaccacaataaatatattattaattacattattaatgtgctttattatttccttaaataagattacggaattgcctaatgtggctaaagtatatatgacaattaataattttgaataacaaaaatttgagaaaaataagtgtgtattataattatatttgtttaattttaagctattaaaataaattaaacaatcatagtaaccatataataaaaattaaaaaaattatatatatattatattttaaatttttaaaaacaagtataaattactaaaatcgttaaaagtttcacattcaaattttgtgatctatgatttaaaacttttgttatgacatgatacaaataatttaaaaataatataagttgaaagtctcatttaataagtatcaaaataaaagatatataaatatatgtatcattttaaattaaactatatgccatataaaaatacataaatatcttaattttgaaatatactttgaacatttttttgataaaaagtttgaaaaaatattgacaacttaattttttaaaatattataaattacttaaaccattaatcccacagtaaaaattttgttatcactaatttagactttttgctataacagatcCAAATGATAAGAAACAATATGAGCAAAaatcatcatctaataaatattaatattaaaatataccatatatatgttactattatttaaatttaattatatatcatatcaaatagaattttttttttgatttataaaatttttttatatgttcgcaccaatttaattatataagtagtagataatgaatttttaattatttaatatatatttattatttcataatatgttataaacatataaaatataaaataatttatatatataatgttcatcccgcgcaaggcgcgggtcttaacctagtgttctattaatctgtgtgcatatgacaattaaaatgaaatggagagaatataattttttaattaatacacaagatttttttaattaatacacaCTTCATGATTTTATTGTTTCGAATAAAGACTGAagcattttttaattaatacacaATGGATATCATCAGACATAGTTATCTTGATAATCTGAGTGATTATTTATTGCATGACATGTGGCTTTGGGAAGATAATGGTGTATCTTTAAATAAGCATTCTATATCCATACGCAATTACATGTCACCTAACTCTATATTTCTgtctttattttttccttttgaaCTTAACTCTATATTTCTGTCTTATGGCCACATTTCTTGATTAATGGTTTGtctgataataatttttttgcgAAATGCTTGTTGCATTCTTCCTCCACGGccttaaggaaaaaaaaatttactcttTATGATTTAATATCAAAAAACAACAGTCTTTattcaaaacaataaaatattcaaGGACAATATGGTACACGACACAACATTGCCTGATAATCATAACTGATTTAAAGGCGAAAACCTTTAATCATTACAATATGAAAATTCAGAATTGCAAACGCAAAAACTTCAATCCAAACCAAACCTTGTTAGCCAACCATTGTTGATCCTATGACCAGAAAGATCAGCAGCGGCGGCAGCGGTGGTGGTGAGAGGCATCTGACTGGTGATTAGTAGTTGGTGATAGCCATTATTTTTGTCATCCATCGAAGCAACGATTGCAGGATCTTGACCATCACTCATCTGCTGAGGTTGTCCCATCAAAAGACCCACGAACGATTGGTTTGAATTTGGATACTGATTCGAACTCTGTCCCTGATCATGATTCAAACCTGTATACATATCCTGGCTCGAACCATAGAACATAGGCTGAGTCTGATCATCAAAGTTAGCAGGAGTTTGGTATTGAAATGGTTCTTCAAGATTCATATTCATATCCTGGCTCGAACCATAAAACATAGGCTGAGTCTGATCATAAGAGTTAGTAGAAGTTTGGTATTGAAATGGTTCTTGATGATTCATAttctgatgatgaacatgatcaTTAAAACCTCCAGGAGCTTCCTCCTTCACACTCATATCCATACC
The Brassica napus cultivar Da-Ae unplaced genomic scaffold, Da-Ae ScsIHWf_2397;HRSCAF=3098, whole genome shotgun sequence DNA segment above includes these coding regions:
- the LOC111199542 gene encoding anaphase-promoting complex subunit 11, encoding MDFIPNQYNPHNLIIDFHSQSRRFFSVAVSFPIIAGERHESQDLAWHAVASWTWDAQDETCGICRMPFDGCCPDCKLPGDDCPLIWGACNHSFHLHCILKWVNSQTSQAHCPMCRREWQFKE
- the LOC125600792 gene encoding agamous-like MADS-box protein AGL80, whose translation is MTRQKVKMAFIENESSRKATYKKRKKGILKKANELATLCGVPVGVIIDSPYDLTPEVWPSREDMDNVLSQLQRLPVMDRTKKMLNQESYLKQSISKASETCKKLTKENKELEMKEVMFDCLSGKTSPSRIEKNDLGACGNVIEQYLRNLNRRIEILSKNDGASSSSVHVVASTSVAMPIVELGSSSTAFCDMIRQQQIQSNMNQNVGSLDLNQQQW